From Medicago truncatula cultivar Jemalong A17 chromosome 7, MtrunA17r5.0-ANR, whole genome shotgun sequence, a single genomic window includes:
- the LOC11425948 gene encoding heat shock cognate 70 kDa protein 2, with amino-acid sequence MYKSINPDEAVAFGAAVQAALLSDDIKNVPNLVLIDLEKRGVTIDVTPLSLGWRLEHNQMGVVIPRNTTIPVKTTKVFYTSEDNQSSALISVYEGERTKASDNNRLGSFTLSGFPPALRGHPFDVCFTIDGNGTLTVAAKEVSTGSTNEIIITNYKERLSTEEIKKLIQEAENHRDEDEKFLQMAQLKNALDSCIYKIETALKKQNANLKLSTQENRKMNVAIRMAKNLLDENDLHEVDVLEDHLEDLESMFEDIIDKIG; translated from the exons ATGTACAAGAGCATCAACCCTGATGAGGCTGTTGCTTTTGGAGCAGCTGTGCAGGCTGCTTTGTTGAGTGATGACATTAAGAATGTTCCAAACTTAGTGTTGATCGat CTGGAAAAACGGGGCGTTACAATCGATGTTACTCCACTGTCTTTAGGTTGGAGGCTAGAGCATAATCAAATGGGTGtagttattcctaggaatactACTATACCTGTCAAGACGACAAAAGTTTTTTATACAAGTGAAGATAACCAATCCTCTGCCTTGATCAGTGTTTATGAGGGGGAGAGAACTAAGGCCAGTGACAACAATCGGCTTGGCTCTTTTACTCTCTCTGGATTCCCTCCTGCCCTTCGCGGCCATCCTTTTGATGTATGTTTTACAATTGATGGAAACGGTACATTGACAGTTGCTGCCAAGGAAGTATCCACTGGCAGTACAAATGAGATTATAATTACTAATTACAAAGAAAGGCTATCAAcagaagaaattaaaaagttgaTTCAAGAAGCTGAGAACCACCGTGATGAAGATGAGAAATTCCTACAAATGGCTCAACTGAAAAATGCATTGGATAGCTGCATTTATAAAATCGAAACTGCTTTAAAGAAGCAGAATGCTAACTTGAAGCTCTCCACACAAGAGAACAGGAAGATGAATGTTGCAATTAGAATGGCAAAAAATTTGCTTGATGAGAATGACCTTCATGAAGTAGATGTTCTTGAGGATCATTTGGAGGATCTTGAAAGTATGTTTGAAGACATTATAGATAAGATTGGTTAG